One segment of Streptomyces bathyalis DNA contains the following:
- a CDS encoding TetR/AcrR family transcriptional regulator, whose amino-acid sequence MPVKRDTYTPDSLLKVAVEVFIERGYDGTSMEHLSQAAGISKSSIYHHVRGKEELLRRAINRALSGLFGVLDEPRAREGRAIDRLEHVTRRTVEVLMAELPYVTLLLRVRGNTDTERWAMARRREFDHRVSELLKRAVADGDLRGDVEVRLATRLLFGMINSIVEWYRPSRAGRAGAATSDEVAEAVVRVAFSGLRN is encoded by the coding sequence ATGCCGGTCAAGCGCGACACCTACACGCCCGATTCGCTGCTGAAAGTCGCCGTGGAGGTGTTCATCGAGCGCGGTTACGACGGCACCTCCATGGAGCACCTGTCGCAGGCCGCCGGCATCTCGAAATCGTCGATCTACCACCACGTGCGCGGCAAGGAGGAACTCCTGCGCCGCGCCATAAACCGCGCCCTAAGCGGGCTGTTCGGCGTCCTCGACGAGCCGCGCGCCCGGGAGGGACGTGCGATCGACCGGCTCGAACACGTCACGCGCCGCACGGTCGAGGTGCTCATGGCGGAGCTGCCCTACGTGACGCTGCTGCTGCGCGTCCGCGGCAACACCGACACGGAGCGATGGGCGATGGCGCGCCGCCGCGAGTTCGACCACCGCGTGTCCGAGCTGCTGAAGCGGGCGGTGGCGGACGGCGATCTGCGCGGCGACGTGGAGGTCCGGCTGGCGACCCGGCTCCTCTTCGGCATGATCAACTCCATCGTGGAGTGGTACCGGCCCTCACGCGCGGGCCGTGCCGGCGCGGCCACCAGCGACGAGGTCGCGGAGGCCGTCGTACGCGTCGCTTTCAGCGGCCTGCGCAACTGA
- the paaN gene encoding phenylacetic acid degradation protein PaaN, translating to MTTSATTAGSPPLSAAGLIEKHSPTLDRALEAIRSREYWSPHPEHPKAYGEESAIAGSLSAGQGQAAFDALRGSRFEIDGQPGTAGPQGGWASTEVSPYGLEMGIEYPRPDIDVLLPEMRKAMPAWREAGPKVRAAVCLEILARISARTHEFAHAVMHTSGQAFMMAFQAGGPHAQDRGMEAVAYAYAEQVRTPEAAGWSKPQGKREPLELSKRFTAVGRGISLLIGCNTFPTWNGYPGFFASLATGNPVLVKPHPRAVLPLALTVRIAREVLTEAGFEANLVALAAEREGEGIAKELAVRPEIRIIDYTGSTSFGDWLESNAPQARVFTEKAGVNTVVIDSTDDYKGMLGNLAFSLSLYSGQMCTTPQNLLIPRNGISTDAGEKTYDEVVADLATAVGKLLGDDARANAILGAIVSQQVRERVESASSLGEVALESRSVEHPEFPGAHVRTPVIVKLESAKPESEAVCFSECFGPVSFAVAVDSTADAVALLRRTVREKGAMTVGAYTTSPAAERLIEDACMDECAQLSLNLTGGVYVNQTAAFSDFHGSGGNPAANAALCDGAFVADRFRTVEVRRPAESAPAEG from the coding sequence GTGACCACATCCGCGACTACGGCCGGCAGCCCCCCGCTCTCCGCGGCCGGGCTGATCGAGAAGCACAGTCCCACGCTCGACCGCGCGCTGGAGGCGATCCGCAGCCGCGAGTACTGGTCGCCGCACCCCGAGCACCCCAAGGCGTACGGGGAGGAGTCGGCCATCGCCGGCTCGCTGAGCGCCGGGCAGGGCCAGGCCGCGTTCGACGCGCTGCGGGGCAGCCGCTTCGAGATCGACGGTCAGCCCGGCACCGCGGGGCCGCAGGGCGGCTGGGCCTCGACCGAGGTCTCGCCGTACGGCCTCGAGATGGGCATCGAGTATCCGCGGCCCGACATCGACGTGCTGCTGCCCGAGATGCGCAAGGCGATGCCGGCGTGGCGCGAGGCGGGTCCGAAGGTGCGGGCGGCGGTCTGCCTGGAGATCCTGGCCCGCATCAGCGCCCGTACGCACGAGTTCGCGCACGCGGTCATGCACACCAGCGGCCAGGCCTTCATGATGGCGTTCCAGGCCGGCGGCCCGCATGCTCAGGACCGCGGCATGGAGGCCGTGGCCTACGCCTACGCGGAGCAGGTCCGCACGCCCGAGGCCGCGGGGTGGTCCAAGCCGCAGGGCAAGCGGGAGCCGCTCGAACTCAGCAAGCGGTTCACGGCGGTCGGCCGCGGCATCTCGCTGCTGATCGGCTGCAACACCTTCCCGACGTGGAACGGCTACCCCGGATTCTTCGCCTCCCTCGCCACGGGCAATCCGGTGCTGGTCAAGCCGCACCCGCGTGCTGTGCTGCCGCTGGCGCTGACGGTCCGCATCGCCCGCGAGGTGCTGACGGAGGCCGGCTTCGAGGCCAATCTCGTGGCGCTCGCCGCCGAGCGCGAGGGCGAGGGCATCGCCAAGGAGCTGGCGGTCCGCCCCGAGATCCGCATCATCGACTACACCGGCTCGACGTCCTTCGGTGACTGGCTGGAGAGCAACGCCCCCCAGGCCCGCGTCTTCACAGAGAAGGCAGGGGTCAACACGGTCGTGATCGACTCCACCGACGACTACAAGGGCATGCTGGGCAACCTCGCCTTCTCGCTCTCGCTCTACAGCGGCCAGATGTGCACCACCCCGCAGAATCTGCTGATCCCGCGGAACGGCATCAGCACGGACGCCGGTGAGAAGACCTACGACGAGGTGGTCGCCGATCTGGCCACCGCCGTGGGCAAGTTGCTCGGCGACGACGCCCGTGCGAACGCGATCCTGGGCGCCATCGTCAGCCAGCAGGTCCGTGAGCGCGTCGAGTCGGCGTCCTCGCTGGGTGAAGTGGCCCTGGAATCACGGTCGGTCGAGCACCCCGAGTTCCCGGGGGCCCACGTGCGCACGCCGGTCATCGTCAAGCTGGAGTCCGCGAAGCCGGAGTCCGAGGCGGTGTGCTTCTCGGAGTGCTTCGGCCCCGTCTCCTTCGCGGTCGCAGTCGACTCCACCGCCGACGCCGTGGCGCTCTTGCGGCGCACGGTGCGTGAGAAGGGCGCGATGACGGTCGGTGCGTACACCACGTCACCGGCTGCCGAGCGCCTGATCGAGGACGCCTGCATGGACGAGTGCGCGCAGCTCTCCCTCAACCTCACCGGCGGTGTCTACGTCAATCAGACCGCGGCCTTCTCCGACTTCCACGGTTCCGGCGGCAATCCGGCCGCGAACGCCGCGCTGTGCGACGGCGCGTTCGTGGCCGACCGCTTCCGTACCGTCGAGGTGCGCAGGCCCGCGGAGTCCGCGCCCGCGGAAGGCTGA
- a CDS encoding protein kinase domain-containing protein translates to MSDDGGQTDAEYAGRTVGNGRFELQSLLGAGGMASVYLAYDSVLDRKVAVKTLHTELGREQSFRERFRREAQAVAKLTHTNIVSVFDSGEDEIDGSMVPYIVMEYVEGKPLRSVLDEDIASLGAMPAEKALKITSDVLAALEVSHEMGLVHRDIKPGNVMITKRGVVKVMDFGIARAMQSGVTSMTQTGMVVGTPQYLSPEQALGRGVDARSDLYSVGIMLFELLTGRLPFDADSPLAIAYAHVQEEAPTPSAINQSLTPAVDSLVARTLRKNPNERFDSAETMNEECTRVARQAAGGAPSIIQGGLPSQSGAGVGHAVFPQVGEGTPPPPGAQQPYPPQHQYGFGPSTPPPPSTAPMGQYAPYGQQRSVGQHTPPPYTLSPQPPGGGGRKNNAPLIVGSVVAVVVALTAVIVAVLVSNGSDEDDPNAIRTSPSASARAPEVEPTDTGETGDDADGVGGFKPEDKSKTIETTRCTNASDSYSDRGKKIVPDFTYKNLDSVKKCIKAAGWKLGEISHEDENIWGKNMVLEQSPDGIEYLDPEKDKIDLTVSTGKPSD, encoded by the coding sequence ATGAGTGACGACGGCGGACAGACAGACGCGGAGTACGCGGGCCGCACGGTCGGGAACGGCCGCTTCGAGCTGCAGAGTCTGCTCGGCGCCGGCGGAATGGCGTCGGTCTACCTCGCATACGACTCCGTCCTCGACCGCAAGGTCGCGGTCAAGACCCTCCACACCGAGCTGGGCCGCGAGCAGTCCTTCCGCGAGCGCTTCCGCCGCGAGGCACAGGCTGTCGCGAAGCTCACACACACCAACATCGTCTCGGTCTTCGACTCCGGCGAGGACGAGATCGACGGCTCGATGGTGCCGTACATCGTCATGGAGTACGTCGAGGGCAAGCCGCTGCGCTCCGTGCTGGACGAGGACATCGCGAGCCTCGGTGCGATGCCCGCGGAGAAGGCGCTGAAGATCACCAGCGACGTGCTGGCGGCGCTCGAGGTCAGCCACGAGATGGGGCTGGTCCACCGGGACATCAAGCCCGGCAACGTGATGATCACCAAGCGCGGTGTCGTCAAGGTCATGGACTTCGGCATCGCGCGGGCCATGCAGTCCGGGGTCACGTCGATGACGCAGACCGGCATGGTCGTCGGCACGCCGCAGTACCTGTCGCCGGAACAGGCCCTGGGCCGGGGCGTGGACGCCCGATCCGACCTGTACTCGGTCGGCATCATGCTCTTCGAACTGCTCACCGGGCGGCTGCCGTTCGACGCCGACTCCCCGCTCGCCATCGCGTACGCGCACGTACAGGAGGAAGCGCCCACGCCGTCGGCGATCAACCAGTCGCTGACTCCGGCCGTCGACTCGCTGGTGGCGCGGACCCTGCGGAAGAACCCGAACGAGCGCTTCGACTCCGCGGAGACGATGAACGAGGAGTGCACACGCGTCGCGCGGCAGGCCGCCGGCGGCGCTCCCTCGATCATCCAGGGCGGACTGCCGTCGCAGAGCGGCGCCGGTGTCGGGCATGCCGTCTTCCCGCAGGTGGGCGAGGGCACCCCGCCACCGCCCGGAGCACAGCAGCCCTACCCGCCGCAGCACCAGTACGGGTTCGGGCCCTCCACGCCCCCGCCGCCCAGCACGGCTCCGATGGGCCAGTACGCGCCGTACGGTCAGCAGCGGAGCGTGGGCCAGCACACCCCTCCGCCGTACACGCTCTCCCCGCAGCCGCCGGGCGGCGGGGGGCGCAAGAACAACGCCCCGTTGATCGTCGGTTCGGTGGTCGCGGTGGTCGTCGCATTGACCGCGGTGATCGTCGCGGTGCTGGTGAGCAACGGCTCGGACGAGGACGACCCGAACGCCATCCGGACCAGCCCCTCCGCTTCGGCACGGGCCCCTGAGGTGGAGCCCACCGACACGGGTGAAACCGGCGACGATGCAGACGGGGTCGGTGGGTTCAAGCCCGAGGACAAGTCCAAGACCATCGAGACCACGCGGTGCACGAACGCGTCCGACAGCTACTCGGACAGGGGCAAGAAGATCGTCCCCGACTTCACCTACAAGAACCTGGACTCGGTGAAGAAGTGCATCAAGGCGGCGGGCTGGAAGCTCGGTGAGATCTCGCACGAGGACGAGAACATCTGGGGCAAGAACATGGTCCTGGAGCAGTCTCCCGACGGCATCGAGTACCTGGACCCGGAGAAGGACAAGATCGACCTGACCGTCTCCACCGGCAAGCCCAGCGACTGA
- a CDS encoding protein kinase domain-containing protein — MAQTQAGGGPSDPDAMGGSMAESPELWGRNGLVGDGRYRLTHRLGRGGMAEVFAAEDLRLGRTVAVKLLRSDLAEDPVSKARFTREAQSVAGLNHHAVVAVYDSGEEIIGGSVTPYIVMELVEGRTIRDLLMNAEAPPPDQALIIVSGVLEALAYSHQHGIVHRDIKPANVIITNTGAVKVMDFGIARALHGASNTMTQTGMVMGTPQYLSPEQALGKTVDIRSDLYATGCLLYELLTLRPPFTGETPLSVVYQHVQDEAAPPSESSETVPPELDGLVMRALAKDPDDRFQSAEEMRGLAQYALQMLHEQGSHTGGMWNTGPVAHAGGSTPAMGVPGAGAMQHPAHSETSQLAPGMLMGAPGRDDGGFEGGPRRDGRRGNGVRNAFIALVAVIVAAAGIYFATAFKDDSGNKTTPDSSTTEPKDKKTKDKPTPTPTETEQEPGTTTGDTGENTPSQTPSQTPSETESSPSDEPTGTPSETDSGNGGNSGNGGGQGGPTGTPTETPSDTGGADEGGENSGQGEPEE; from the coding sequence ATGGCACAGACGCAGGCCGGCGGGGGTCCCTCGGACCCTGACGCCATGGGCGGCTCCATGGCCGAATCGCCGGAGCTGTGGGGGAGGAACGGCCTTGTCGGTGACGGCCGCTACCGCCTCACGCACCGTCTCGGGCGCGGCGGCATGGCGGAGGTCTTCGCCGCCGAGGATCTGCGCCTGGGCCGTACGGTCGCGGTGAAGCTGCTGCGCTCCGACCTCGCGGAGGACCCGGTCTCCAAGGCCCGTTTCACGCGTGAGGCACAGTCCGTCGCGGGCCTCAACCATCACGCCGTCGTCGCGGTCTACGACTCCGGCGAGGAGATCATCGGCGGCAGCGTCACGCCGTACATCGTGATGGAGCTGGTCGAGGGCCGTACGATCCGCGATCTGCTGATGAACGCGGAGGCGCCGCCGCCCGACCAGGCGCTGATCATCGTCTCCGGTGTCCTGGAGGCCCTGGCCTACAGCCACCAGCACGGCATCGTGCACCGCGACATCAAGCCGGCCAACGTCATCATCACCAACACCGGCGCGGTGAAGGTGATGGACTTCGGCATCGCCCGGGCGCTGCACGGCGCCTCCAACACCATGACGCAGACCGGCATGGTGATGGGCACGCCGCAGTACCTCTCCCCCGAGCAGGCGCTGGGCAAGACGGTCGACATCCGCTCCGACCTGTACGCCACCGGCTGCCTTCTCTACGAACTGCTCACGCTCAGACCCCCGTTCACGGGTGAGACGCCGCTGTCCGTCGTCTATCAGCACGTGCAGGACGAGGCGGCGCCGCCGTCCGAATCCTCGGAGACCGTCCCGCCAGAGCTGGACGGCCTTGTGATGCGTGCCCTGGCGAAGGACCCGGACGACCGCTTCCAGAGCGCCGAGGAGATGCGCGGCCTCGCCCAGTACGCGCTCCAGATGCTGCACGAGCAGGGCAGCCACACGGGCGGGATGTGGAACACCGGCCCCGTCGCCCACGCCGGCGGTTCGACCCCGGCGATGGGCGTCCCCGGCGCGGGCGCCATGCAGCACCCCGCGCACAGCGAGACCTCGCAGCTGGCCCCGGGGATGCTGATGGGCGCCCCCGGCCGGGACGACGGAGGCTTCGAGGGCGGGCCGCGCCGCGACGGCAGGCGCGGCAACGGCGTGAGGAACGCGTTCATCGCCCTTGTCGCCGTGATCGTGGCCGCGGCGGGCATCTACTTCGCGACGGCCTTCAAAGACGACAGCGGCAACAAGACCACCCCGGACTCCTCCACGACGGAGCCGAAGGACAAGAAGACCAAGGACAAGCCGACCCCCACGCCGACGGAGACCGAGCAGGAGCCGGGCACCACGACGGGCGACACCGGCGAGAACACGCCCAGCCAGACGCCGTCGCAGACGCCGAGCGAGACCGAGAGCTCGCCCTCCGACGAGCCGACCGGCACCCCGAGCGAGACGGACTCCGGCAACGGCGGCAACTCCGGCAACGGCGGCGGCCAGGGCGGCCCCACCGGCACGCCGACCGAGACGCCCAGCGACACCGGCGGCGCCGACGAGGGCGGCGAGAACAGCGGCCAGGGAGAACCCGAGGAGTGA
- a CDS encoding response regulator: MEESTQITVFLLDDHEVIRRGVHEMLAAETDIEVIGESDNAADAVKRIPDARPDVAVLDVRLPDGSGIEVCRELRSRDPRIACLILTSFPDEEALVHAVLAGASGYVLKGIRGKELQSAVRDAAAGRVLIGPDAARRVVERLRRGASRADAGGEGKLSSLTGQERIILDLIGAGMTNRAIGDELNLAEKTIKNYVSQLLSKLGMRRRSQAAAYVARMQAEGGGGDGQGV, from the coding sequence ATGGAAGAAAGCACGCAAATCACTGTCTTCCTGCTCGATGATCACGAGGTGATCCGCCGCGGCGTGCACGAGATGCTCGCGGCGGAGACCGACATCGAGGTGATCGGTGAGTCGGACAACGCGGCCGATGCGGTGAAGCGCATTCCCGACGCCCGTCCCGATGTCGCGGTGCTCGACGTACGCCTCCCGGACGGCAGCGGGATCGAGGTCTGCCGTGAGCTGCGCTCCCGCGATCCGCGCATCGCGTGCCTGATCCTCACCTCGTTCCCGGACGAGGAGGCGCTCGTGCACGCCGTGCTGGCCGGGGCGTCCGGCTACGTGCTGAAGGGGATCCGCGGCAAGGAGCTCCAGTCGGCGGTACGGGACGCGGCCGCCGGGAGGGTGCTGATCGGCCCCGACGCCGCGCGCCGCGTGGTGGAGCGGCTGCGCAGAGGGGCGAGCCGCGCGGACGCGGGCGGCGAGGGCAAGCTCTCCTCGCTCACCGGCCAGGAACGCATCATCCTGGATCTGATCGGCGCGGGCATGACCAACAGGGCCATCGGCGACGAGCTGAACCTGGCCGAGAAGACGATCAAGAACTACGTCTCGCAGCTGCTCTCGAAGCTGGGAATGAGACGCAGGTCCCAGGCCGCCGCGTACGTCGCCCGCATGCAGGCGGAAGGCGGCGGAGGGGACGGCCAGGGCGTCTGA
- the pdhA gene encoding pyruvate dehydrogenase (acetyl-transferring) E1 component subunit alpha gives MESTAARSTSRRSGAGGKRETKKAAPAPGDAGGTTGTTAKAAKRSKPAKTAKPAKTARTAKTAKSAKPRAAAPAANGSGTELVQLLTPEGDRVEHPDYAIDLTAEELRGLYRDMVLTRRFDSEATSLQRQGELGLWASLLGQEAAQIGSGRALRDDDYVFPTYREHGVAWCRGVDPTKLLGMFRGVNNGGWDPTSNNFHLYTIVIGSQALHATGYAMGVNLDGADSAVIAYFGDGASSQGDVAEAFTFSAVYNAPVVFFCQNNQWAISEPAERQSRVPLYQRAAGYGFPGVRVDGNDVLACLAVTRAAVERARSGQGPMLVEAFTYRMGAHTTSDDPSRYRRDEERAEWEAKDPIARLRAYLEKDGLADDAFFASIEEESEAMGKHVREAIRTMPDPDTMAIFENVYADGHALVDEERAQFAEYLASFADPADSAGEGR, from the coding sequence GTGGAGAGCACTGCCGCGCGCAGCACGTCGCGCCGCAGCGGCGCCGGAGGCAAGCGCGAGACGAAGAAGGCGGCGCCCGCGCCGGGCGACGCCGGAGGCACGACCGGGACGACGGCGAAGGCCGCGAAGCGTTCGAAGCCCGCGAAGACGGCCAAGCCCGCCAAGACCGCCCGGACGGCGAAGACCGCCAAGTCCGCGAAGCCACGCGCCGCGGCGCCCGCCGCGAATGGATCCGGCACCGAACTCGTACAGCTGCTGACCCCCGAGGGCGACCGGGTCGAGCACCCCGACTACGCCATCGACCTGACCGCCGAGGAACTCCGCGGCCTGTACCGCGACATGGTTCTCACCCGGCGCTTCGACAGCGAGGCGACCTCGCTCCAGCGCCAGGGTGAACTCGGCCTGTGGGCCTCCCTGTTGGGCCAGGAGGCGGCGCAGATCGGCTCGGGGCGCGCGCTGCGCGACGACGACTACGTCTTCCCCACCTACCGCGAGCACGGCGTCGCGTGGTGCCGCGGCGTCGACCCGACGAAGCTGCTGGGCATGTTCCGAGGCGTGAACAACGGCGGCTGGGACCCGACGTCGAACAACTTCCACCTCTACACGATCGTCATCGGCTCCCAGGCCCTGCACGCCACCGGCTATGCGATGGGCGTCAACCTGGACGGCGCCGACTCCGCGGTCATCGCCTACTTCGGCGACGGCGCCTCCTCGCAGGGCGACGTGGCCGAGGCGTTCACCTTCTCCGCGGTCTACAACGCACCGGTCGTCTTCTTCTGCCAGAACAACCAGTGGGCGATCTCCGAGCCCGCCGAGCGGCAGTCCCGCGTGCCGCTCTACCAGCGTGCCGCCGGCTACGGCTTCCCGGGTGTACGCGTCGACGGGAACGACGTGCTGGCTTGTCTCGCCGTCACCCGCGCCGCCGTCGAACGGGCGCGGAGCGGCCAAGGGCCCATGCTCGTCGAGGCTTTCACCTACCGGATGGGCGCCCACACCACCTCCGACGACCCGAGCCGCTACCGCCGGGACGAGGAGCGGGCGGAGTGGGAGGCCAAGGACCCGATCGCGCGGCTGCGCGCGTACCTGGAGAAGGACGGGCTGGCCGACGACGCGTTCTTCGCCTCCATCGAGGAGGAGAGCGAGGCCATGGGCAAGCACGTGCGCGAAGCGATCCGCACCATGCCCGACCCTGACACCATGGCCATCTTCGAGAACGTCTACGCGGACGGTCACGCGCTGGTCGACGAGGAGCGCGCCCAGTTCGCCGAGTACCTCGCGTCCTTCGCCGACCCAGCCGACTCCGCAGGGGAGGGCCGCTGA
- a CDS encoding alpha-ketoacid dehydrogenase subunit beta, translating into MAAAATSTAAASTTPDVRKMPIAKALNESLRTAMENDPKVLIMGEDVGKLGGVFRITDGLQKDFGEQRVIDTPLAESGIVGSAIGLALRGYRPVVEIQFDGFVFPAYDQIVTQLAKMHARALGKIKLPVVIRIPYAGGIGAVEHHSESPEALFAHVAGLKCVSPSNASDAYWMMRQSIESDDPVIFFEPKRRYWDKGEVDVTAIPAPLHAARVARQGSDVTLAAYGPMVKTCLEVAAAAQEEGHSLEVIDMRSMSPIDFDSIQKSVEKTGRLVVVHEAPVFLGTGSEVAARITERCFYHLEAPVLRVGGFHAPYPPARLEDEYLPGLDRVLDAVDRALAY; encoded by the coding sequence ATGGCCGCTGCCGCTACTTCGACCGCCGCCGCGTCCACGACCCCGGACGTGCGGAAGATGCCCATCGCCAAGGCGCTCAACGAATCCCTGCGCACCGCGATGGAGAACGACCCGAAGGTCCTGATCATGGGGGAGGACGTCGGCAAGCTCGGCGGGGTCTTCCGCATCACGGACGGCCTTCAGAAGGACTTCGGCGAGCAGAGGGTCATCGACACCCCGCTCGCCGAGTCCGGCATCGTCGGCAGCGCGATCGGACTCGCGCTGCGCGGCTACCGCCCCGTCGTGGAGATCCAGTTCGACGGTTTCGTCTTCCCTGCGTACGACCAGATCGTCACGCAGCTCGCGAAGATGCACGCCCGCGCGCTGGGCAAGATCAAGCTTCCCGTCGTCATCCGCATCCCGTATGCGGGGGGCATCGGCGCCGTCGAGCACCACAGCGAGTCCCCGGAGGCGCTGTTCGCGCACGTCGCCGGCCTCAAGTGCGTCTCGCCGTCGAACGCTTCGGACGCCTACTGGATGATGCGTCAGTCCATCGAGAGCGACGACCCCGTCATCTTCTTCGAGCCCAAGCGCCGGTACTGGGACAAGGGCGAGGTGGACGTCACCGCGATCCCGGCGCCGTTGCACGCGGCACGCGTGGCGCGCCAGGGCAGCGACGTGACGCTGGCCGCCTACGGGCCGATGGTGAAGACCTGCCTGGAGGTTGCGGCCGCCGCGCAGGAGGAGGGGCATTCCCTCGAAGTGATCGACATGCGCTCGATGTCGCCGATCGACTTCGACAGCATCCAGAAGTCGGTCGAGAAGACCGGAAGGCTTGTGGTGGTGCACGAGGCACCCGTATTCCTGGGAACCGGCTCGGAGGTGGCTGCCAGGATCACGGAGCGGTGCTTCTACCACCTGGAGGCTCCGGTGCTGCGCGTGGGAGGCTTCCATGCGCCGTATCCGCCGGCCCGGCTGGAGGACGAGTACCTTCCGGGGCTCGACCGGGTGCTCGATGCCGTCGACCGCGCGCTGGCGTACTGA
- a CDS encoding dihydrolipoamide acetyltransferase family protein, whose amino-acid sequence MTESATRIREFKMPDVGEGLTEAEILKWYVQPGDTVTDGQVVCEVETAKAAVELPIPFNGAVHELRFTEGTTVDVGTAIIAVDTDPSAGPPEGGAGAEEAPAEASADEGEGEGRKPVLVGYGVAASPTKRRPRKQPPSDTAQNGNGKQESVQEAVQGELNGHHEAAAPTVGAVAEAPGAVDRPLAKPPVRKLAKDLGIDLTTVVPTGPDGVITRDDVHAAAATAGARVPAPAGPAPAAAPAPAAAAPQTGAQAGGPAARETRIPVRGVRKATAQAMVESAFTAPQVTEFVTVDVTRTMKLVRELKQDPDMQGLRVNPLLLVAKAFLVALRRHPEANAAWDEANQEIVQKHYVNLGIAAATPRGLIVPNIKDAQAKTLPELAEALGELVTTAREGKTSPADMQGGTVTITNVGVFGVDTGTPILNPGESAILAFGQVRQQPWVHKGKVKPRDVTTLALAFDHRLIDGELGSKVLADVAAVLEHPKRLMTWT is encoded by the coding sequence ATGACTGAGAGCGCTACCCGCATCCGCGAGTTCAAGATGCCCGATGTGGGTGAGGGCCTCACGGAGGCGGAGATCCTCAAGTGGTACGTCCAGCCCGGTGACACGGTCACGGACGGCCAGGTCGTCTGCGAGGTCGAGACGGCCAAGGCGGCCGTCGAACTGCCCATCCCCTTCAACGGAGCCGTGCACGAGCTGCGCTTCACCGAGGGCACGACCGTGGACGTCGGCACCGCGATCATCGCGGTGGACACCGACCCCTCGGCCGGGCCGCCGGAGGGCGGAGCAGGCGCGGAGGAGGCGCCTGCCGAGGCGTCCGCCGACGAAGGAGAGGGAGAGGGCCGGAAGCCCGTGCTGGTCGGCTACGGCGTCGCGGCGTCCCCGACGAAGCGCCGCCCGCGCAAGCAGCCCCCGTCGGACACCGCACAGAACGGGAACGGCAAGCAGGAGTCCGTACAGGAGGCCGTCCAGGGCGAGTTGAACGGTCACCACGAGGCCGCCGCGCCCACCGTCGGAGCGGTGGCGGAGGCACCGGGTGCCGTGGACCGTCCCCTGGCCAAGCCGCCGGTGCGCAAGCTGGCCAAGGACCTCGGCATCGACCTCACGACGGTGGTGCCGACCGGGCCCGACGGCGTCATCACGCGCGACGACGTGCACGCGGCGGCGGCCACAGCGGGCGCCCGCGTCCCCGCCCCGGCGGGGCCGGCACCGGCCGCCGCTCCCGCTCCCGCTGCCGCCGCACCGCAGACAGGGGCTCAGGCCGGCGGCCCGGCCGCGCGAGAGACGCGGATCCCGGTGCGCGGCGTACGGAAGGCCACGGCTCAGGCCATGGTCGAAAGCGCCTTCACCGCGCCGCAGGTCACGGAGTTCGTGACCGTCGACGTGACGCGCACGATGAAGCTCGTACGGGAACTGAAGCAGGACCCGGACATGCAGGGGCTGCGGGTCAACCCGCTGCTGCTGGTCGCCAAGGCGTTCCTGGTCGCCCTGCGCCGCCACCCGGAGGCCAACGCCGCCTGGGACGAGGCGAATCAGGAGATCGTGCAGAAGCACTACGTCAACCTGGGCATCGCCGCGGCCACACCGCGCGGCCTGATCGTCCCCAACATCAAGGACGCGCAGGCCAAGACCCTGCCCGAACTCGCGGAAGCACTCGGCGAGTTGGTAACGACTGCCCGCGAGGGCAAGACGAGTCCGGCGGACATGCAGGGCGGCACGGTGACGATCACCAACGTCGGCGTCTTCGGCGTCGACACTGGGACGCCCATCCTCAACCCCGGCGAGTCGGCGATTCTGGCCTTCGGGCAGGTCCGGCAGCAGCCGTGGGTGCACAAGGGCAAGGTCAAGCCGCGCGACGTCACCACGCTCGCGCTCGCCTTCGACCACCGTCTGATCGACGGCGAACTGGGCTCGAAGGTGCTGGCGGACGTGGCGGCGGTCCTGGAGCACCCCAAGCGCCTGATGACCTGGACCTGA